Proteins found in one Plasmodium gaboni strain SY75 chromosome 13, whole genome shotgun sequence genomic segment:
- a CDS encoding putative alpha/beta-hydrolase, giving the protein MALGKGKENISAKDTCNDEDNTNKNYFIDVIKRLNRNDNKKYYLNEENKTEIQNAETKFKNKLNEEKYKKDDYIIYDDGNPEIQFFTNKHKLKIARYSWKAENPKAYVFALHGITSHLRNEYLNYYGRPMWVQKRDEDNNNNNSKPSENNNNNNKPSEDNDKPSEDNSKPSDDNNNNKLSEDNNNNKLSEDNNNNKLSDDNNNNKLSDDNNNNNKVSEDNNNNNKVSEDNNNKPSDDNNNNNNNNEPSDDNNNNVSNENNHDLDNYTNELKESGNNNDDSIIKDNVTNTISDEQHEDNVGVDINKHIEIAHEKCKSIEEKSELNINIEKYPSTLLRNKGNDNNNMEYENLRKNSLIKSKGSYSMNNETEKSVLNEGDIYETTSSLSCSSSELMDKKTLEKKLTKFLSCSSCMSNYNENPNGLNNDKRLGTGSDNEMNSDDDMMVDDDNVLLIDENYNSSNSNNNSNNSKNSNNSKNSNNSKNSINNNNNYYYDGCNDKTVYYCSICGVVCNYCNCGERTLSYKNSWIEKLNENNFSFFGIDNQSHGLSEGSRNQRCFVEDFEHFISDAIQALEIFINEWKEKNEMKPIIIMGLSMGGCIALRTLETINRLNKEWKSYVKCLILVSPMISLGKQKSKISNKLLISATKFLKFFFPLLKVNVKESNAKYAWIKHDSEIDPFQYCGPLNIKIAAECVSAADNCLKYHTLKYVEESDTDIMVIQSKHDCIVDPSGSIDFMKKMLRLYNKKEEKRLKNKNKRYSKKCGQTDIYGTKEDKQKLTTVHTVQNNDNNNNNNDIVTSFQSDLISKDTDNTTNNSFMNTPCINNEKDNTINNNETDDQNGKTLNDGNLTNNNTMMMMTINDDNNNENSEININKTNKNDDDNNNKTNKNDDDNNNKTNKNDNDNNNKTNKNDNDNDNNKGDMQGTNYQTLNNNEGKIEIHKLMQSYEKADYAQANSYNSLDYSHQTSSKFFENSYIKLSKINIFKNEKELWNPFDHGHYKNFILKKNNKNCQLTKEQDKYKKLSIYILKYGCHTLPGEPDTKSSANILVNWLNNIFQ; this is encoded by the coding sequence ATGGCTCTAGGAAAAGgtaaagaaaatatatcGGCAAAAGATACATGTaatgatgaagataatacaaataagaattattttattgatGTTATAAAAAGGTTGAATAGGAATgataataagaaatattatttgaatgaagaaaataaaacaGAGATCCAAAATGCAGAAACAAAATTTAAGAATAAGttaaatgaagaaaaatataagaaagatgattatataatatatgatgatGGAAATCCAGAAATTCaattttttacaaataaacataaattaaaaatagCTAGATATTCTTGGAAAGCAGAAAATCCGAAAGCATATGTTTTTGCCTTACATGGTATCACATCTCATTTGAGGAATGaatatttgaattattatgGCCGTCCTATGTGGGTTCAAAAAAGGgatgaagataataataataataatagtaaaccgagtgaaaataataataataataataaaccGAGTGAAGATAATGATAAACCGAGTGAAGATAATAGTAAACCCagtgatgataataataataataaactgagtgaagataataataataataaactgagtgaagataataataataataaactgagtgatgataataataataataaactgagtgatgataataataataataataaagtgagtgaagataataataataataataaagtgagtgaagataataataataaacccagtgatgataataataataataataataataatgaacccagtgatgataataataataatgtgaGTAATGAGAATAACCACGATTTAGATAATTATACAAACGAATTGAAGGAGTCTGGAAACAATAATGATGATTCTATCATTAAAGATAATGTAACAAATACAATTAGTGATGAACAGCATGAAGATAATGTAGGTGTAGATATTAATAAGCACATAGAGATAGCTCATGAAAAATGTAAGAGCATAGAAGAAAAGAGCGAActaaatataaatatagaaaaatatcCATCCACATTATTAAGAAATAAAGGAAATGATAACAATAATATGgaatatgaaaatttaagaaaaaacagtttaataaaaagtaaAGGATCATATTCTATGAATAATGAGACTGAGAAATCTGTATTAAACGAAGGAGATATATATGAAACGACATCATCCTTATCATGTAGTTCATCCGAATTAATGGATAAAAAAACATTAGAAAAGAAATTGACGAAATTTTTATCATGTTCTTCTTGTATGTcaaattataatgaaaatcCAAATGgtttaaataatgataaaagATTAGGAACAGGTTCAGATAATGAAATGAATAGTGATGATGATATGATGGTAGATGATGataatgtattattaatagatgagaattataatagtagtaatagtaacaataatagtaataatagtaaaaatagtaataatagtaaaaatagtaataatagCAAAAATagtattaataataataataattattattacgATGGATGTAATGACAAAACAGTTTATTATTGCTCTATATGTGGAGTTGTTTGTAATTATTGTAATTGTGGAGAACGTActttatcatataaaaatagttggatagaaaaattaaatgaaaataatttttcttttttcgGTATTGATAATCAATCACATGGATTATCAGAAGGATCAAGAAATCAACGATGTTTTGTTGAAGATTTTGAACATTTTATATCAGATGCAATACAAGCattagaaatatttataaatgaatggaaagaaaaaaatgaaatgaaacctataataataatggGATTATCTATGGGTGGTTGTATAGCATTAAGAACATTAGAAACTATTAATAgattaaataaagaatgGAAATCATATGTAAAATGTTTAATACTTGTATCTCCAATGATTAGCTTAGGAAAAcaaaaaagtaaaatatCTAATAAACTTTTAATTTCTGCAACAAAATTTCTAAAATTTTTCTTTCCTCTTTTAAAAGTTAATGTAAAAGAAAGTAATGCAAAATATGCATGGATAAAACATGATTCTGAAATTGATCCTTTTCAATATTGTGGGCCTCTAAACATTAAAATAGCAGCTGAATGTGTAAGTGCAGCTGATAATTGTTTAAAATATCACacattaaaatatgtaGAAGAAAGTGATACCGATATTATGGTTATTCAATCAAAACATGATTGTATTGTGGACCCTTCAGGAAGTATTgattttatgaaaaaaatgcTACGCctttataataaaaaggaagaaaaaagattaaaaaataaaaataaaaggtATAGTAAAAAATGTGGTCAAACGGATATTTATGGTACTAAGGAGGATAAGCAAAAATTAACAACAGTTCACACAGTGcaaaataatgataataataataataataatgatattgTTACAAGTTTTCAAAGTGACCTTATTTCAAAAGATACAGATAATACAAcaaataattcatttatgAATACACCctgtataaataatgaaaaagataacaccataaataataatgaaacGGATGATCAAAATGGAAAAACCTTAAACGATGGAAACttaacaaataataatactatgatgatgatgaccatcaatgatgataataacaATGAAAATTCtgaaattaatattaataaaactaataaaaatgatgatgataataataataaaactaataaaaatgatgatgataataataataaaactaataaaaatgataatgataataataataaaactaataaaaatgataatgataatgataataataaaggaGATATGCAAGGTACCAATTATCAAACCctaaataataatgagGGGAAAATCGAAATACATAAATTAATGCAATCATATGAAAAAGCAGATTATGCACAAGCTAATTCATACAATTCTTTAGATTACTCACA